A genomic stretch from Spongiibacter nanhainus includes:
- a CDS encoding HAD family hydrolase: MIFFDLDDTLMDHSGAEDAALQEFAKQFAPASDNQFFGRWKEASHRHMLDYLAGKISFQEQRRRRISDTLKADLAEAEADKIFSTYLKAYEQNWALFPEVLPTLERLQSKGLGVITNGSITQQNQKIEALGLRAYFAHIITSEDASVAKPEAAIFHYACEVAGVDASHACYVGDRLEQDALAALDAGFGQAVHIDRSGRQSKAVGMVVGISNLSELSDAIAA, from the coding sequence GTGATTTTCTTCGACCTAGATGACACTCTGATGGACCACTCCGGTGCTGAAGATGCGGCATTACAAGAGTTCGCTAAGCAGTTCGCCCCGGCATCAGACAATCAATTTTTCGGAAGGTGGAAAGAAGCTAGTCACAGACACATGTTGGATTACCTGGCTGGCAAGATTTCTTTTCAAGAGCAACGCCGCCGCCGCATTTCCGATACCCTCAAGGCGGACTTGGCTGAGGCTGAAGCGGATAAGATATTTTCGACTTACCTGAAAGCCTACGAACAAAACTGGGCCCTGTTCCCGGAGGTTCTTCCGACCCTTGAGCGGCTTCAATCGAAGGGTTTGGGGGTCATCACTAACGGATCAATTACTCAGCAGAACCAGAAGATTGAAGCGCTAGGGCTTCGGGCGTATTTTGCCCACATCATCACGTCCGAGGACGCTAGCGTGGCAAAGCCCGAGGCGGCCATCTTTCATTACGCGTGCGAGGTCGCCGGGGTTGATGCATCTCACGCATGTTATGTCGGAGACCGTTTAGAGCAAGATGCACTAGCCGCACTTGACGCCGGTTTCGGCCAGGCCGTACACATCGACAGATCTGGCAGACAATCCAAGGCAGTGGGTATGGTGGTGGGCATTTCGAACCTCAGCGAGCTATCGGATGCCATTGCCGCCTAA
- a CDS encoding integron integrase, translating to MSDSPFLRKISSEMRLRGYSLKTEKTYLLWIRRFINFNHKRHPEQCGAQEVKAFLTWLATERHVSANTQKTALNALAFLYHKVLDQELGPLGFSLATKQRTLPTVLSVSEVAQILSAMSGSKKMIVQLMYGSGLRVSEALRLRVQDVDLDRLSLSIRDSKGNKDRVTLLGASLRAELELSIANAIRQQQEDNESGVGCSMPVSLGRKYPNAFRSPSWAFIFPSTTLCHHPVTGELCRHHLHETVVRKALRRACKEAGVVTKRVNCHTFRHSFATHMLASGTDIRTVQELLGHNDISTTQIYTHVIGQHYAGTVSPLDRLQC from the coding sequence ATGTCTGACAGTCCATTTCTAAGAAAAATCAGTAGCGAAATGCGCCTCCGGGGCTATAGCCTAAAAACGGAAAAGACCTATTTGTTGTGGATTCGTCGCTTTATTAATTTCAATCATAAGCGTCACCCAGAGCAATGTGGCGCGCAAGAAGTTAAAGCGTTTCTAACCTGGCTGGCAACAGAACGCCATGTGTCGGCGAATACCCAAAAAACGGCTCTGAATGCTTTGGCCTTCCTGTATCACAAGGTACTTGATCAGGAGCTCGGGCCTCTGGGGTTTTCCTTGGCAACGAAGCAACGCACTCTTCCAACGGTACTATCGGTGTCAGAGGTAGCTCAAATTCTCAGTGCAATGAGTGGTAGCAAGAAGATGATTGTGCAGCTTATGTATGGAAGTGGGTTGCGGGTTTCTGAAGCATTGAGGCTGCGTGTTCAAGATGTTGATTTGGATCGCCTATCCCTTTCAATCAGAGATAGCAAGGGGAACAAGGATCGCGTAACTCTCCTAGGCGCATCTTTACGTGCCGAGCTGGAACTATCTATAGCAAACGCGATAAGGCAACAGCAAGAAGACAATGAAAGCGGTGTAGGCTGCTCGATGCCCGTAAGCTTAGGCAGGAAATACCCGAATGCATTTCGTTCTCCCAGTTGGGCTTTTATCTTCCCTTCAACGACACTATGTCATCATCCGGTTACTGGCGAGCTCTGCCGCCACCATTTACATGAGACAGTCGTACGGAAAGCACTACGTCGCGCCTGTAAAGAAGCGGGCGTAGTAACCAAACGCGTAAATTGCCACACTTTTAGGCACTCGTTTGCAACACATATGCTGGCTTCAGGAACCGATATTAGAACTGTGCAGGAGCTACTTGGGCACAACGATATTTCAACGACACAGATCTATACCCACGTTATCGGCCAGCATTACGCGGGAACAGTTAGCCCTTTGGATCGTTTACAGTGTTAA
- a CDS encoding TIGR02647 family protein encodes MTLSQQVLDEIRLLALFNPGSAREGIKVHHDADPDMIAACQRLFDKGLITQRDGGYLTDAGLELERHIDAVTTVLNSDIRSTQTA; translated from the coding sequence ATGACCCTCAGCCAACAGGTTCTGGACGAAATCCGCTTGCTTGCCCTGTTTAATCCCGGCAGCGCCCGTGAGGGCATCAAAGTTCATCACGACGCCGACCCCGATATGATCGCCGCCTGCCAGCGCTTGTTCGACAAAGGCCTGATTACACAGCGCGACGGTGGCTATCTCACTGACGCCGGCCTGGAGCTGGAGCGCCATATCGACGCGGTAACCACCGTGCTTAATAGTGATATCCGCAGCACCCAGACTGCCTAG
- a CDS encoding flagellinolysin produces the protein MSLSINTNVSALFSARTLASSSSSLAQAQQRLSTGLRINSAKDDAAGLAISERFTTQIRGLNQAVRNANDGVSMLQVADGALSSMEESLQRIRSLAVQAANSSMSQSDREALQSEVDQLRDELDRVGSQTRFNGERLFANNSESVLGDSEQLAVVDGLRSGWLSQSEAMIRNYFGLEADGADIDIEFTTFTDGAGGIAAQVVGAIPGSYSGKATNVTLQIDMADFTPPNLPDGGSAPFYNDRIIAHEMVHAVMYRSMNIASMFDPAADQTWFMEGAAEFIHGADERLASSVSGTGAAGLATLAGNFGSGGSSWGGTTDEYATAYAAVRFLHDEIKSLGGSGIKDVMTYLAANQDEGLDEAIAAATQNTYASADAFTTAFAGSAQAYIQSMADDGLLSDADTGAIGGFNADGGSVRTAETVVANYADRSGEDQLAGFRENWETVDTVAGNTNDATFQVGANVGETVMLSLGSMNAEALDMASLDLVNNYNQTIFKVDRALEYVSQQRGNVGAQLNRFNSTITNLQTNAESLTASRGRIVDADYAAESAKLVRSQIMQQAATAMTAQANSQPSLVLALLQ, from the coding sequence ATGAGCCTGAGTATCAATACCAATGTGTCGGCGCTATTTAGCGCTCGCACTCTCGCGTCCAGTTCTTCAAGCCTGGCCCAGGCCCAGCAACGCCTGTCCACTGGCCTGAGGATAAACAGCGCCAAGGATGATGCGGCCGGCCTGGCCATTAGCGAGCGCTTTACGACCCAGATTCGCGGCCTCAACCAGGCGGTGCGCAACGCCAACGATGGCGTCTCTATGCTGCAGGTCGCCGATGGTGCACTGTCGTCGATGGAAGAATCCCTGCAGCGTATTCGCAGTCTGGCGGTACAGGCCGCCAACTCCTCCATGAGCCAGAGCGACCGGGAGGCACTGCAAAGTGAGGTCGATCAGCTCCGAGACGAGCTGGACCGGGTGGGCAGCCAAACCCGCTTCAACGGTGAGCGGCTGTTTGCCAACAACAGTGAGTCGGTGTTGGGGGACAGCGAGCAACTGGCGGTGGTAGACGGGTTGCGCAGTGGTTGGTTGTCGCAGTCGGAGGCGATGATCCGCAATTATTTCGGTCTGGAGGCCGACGGCGCCGATATTGATATTGAGTTTACGACCTTTACCGATGGTGCCGGCGGTATCGCCGCCCAGGTGGTCGGCGCCATTCCCGGCAGCTATTCGGGCAAGGCCACCAATGTCACCCTACAAATCGATATGGCGGATTTCACTCCGCCCAATCTCCCCGACGGCGGCAGCGCGCCGTTTTATAACGACCGAATCATTGCCCACGAAATGGTTCACGCAGTGATGTACCGCAGTATGAATATCGCCTCCATGTTTGATCCCGCCGCAGACCAAACCTGGTTTATGGAGGGCGCCGCCGAGTTTATACACGGTGCCGACGAGCGACTGGCCAGCTCGGTCAGTGGCACCGGCGCTGCCGGCCTGGCCACCCTCGCCGGCAACTTTGGCAGCGGCGGCAGTAGCTGGGGCGGCACCACCGATGAATACGCCACCGCCTACGCCGCGGTGCGCTTTCTCCACGATGAAATCAAAAGCCTGGGCGGTAGCGGCATTAAAGACGTGATGACCTATCTGGCCGCCAACCAGGACGAAGGCTTAGATGAGGCGATCGCCGCTGCCACCCAGAATACCTATGCCTCGGCGGATGCCTTTACCACCGCCTTTGCAGGCAGTGCTCAAGCCTATATTCAAAGCATGGCTGACGACGGTCTGCTGAGTGACGCCGACACCGGCGCCATAGGCGGGTTTAATGCCGATGGGGGCAGCGTGCGCACAGCGGAGACGGTGGTGGCCAATTACGCCGACCGCAGTGGCGAGGACCAGCTGGCCGGCTTTAGAGAAAATTGGGAAACGGTCGACACCGTCGCGGGCAACACCAACGACGCCACCTTCCAGGTCGGCGCCAACGTTGGCGAGACTGTCATGCTGAGCTTGGGGTCGATGAATGCCGAGGCGCTGGATATGGCCTCACTGGACTTGGTGAACAACTACAACCAGACCATTTTCAAGGTCGATCGGGCACTGGAGTATGTCTCCCAGCAGCGCGGCAACGTGGGCGCCCAGTTAAACCGCTTTAACTCCACCATTACCAATCTGCAGACCAATGCCGAGTCACTCACCGCCAGTCGCGGGCGCATCGTGGATGCCGACTACGCCGCAGAGTCCGCCAAGCTGGTGCGCTCACAAATTATGCAGCAAGCCGCCACCGCGATGACCGCCCAGGCCAACAGCCAGCCATCGCTGGTATTGGCCCTGCTGCAGTAA
- a CDS encoding VIT1/CCC1 transporter family protein: protein MSEHHSHKSQRSGWLRAAVLGANDGIVSTASLIIGVSAADSSREAILLAGVAGLVAGALSMAAGEYVSVSSQADVEQADLALERRSLKHNREWETQELASIYRQRGLEPKLADEVARQLMDHDALEAHARDEIGITDVSRAQPLVAALSSAAMFTIGAGVPLLVTALVPLSQIIVAVSAVCLLLLVMLGVAAAIAGGASPWRGGLRVLVWGALAMGLSAVVGRLFGVVV from the coding sequence ATGAGCGAACACCACAGCCACAAATCCCAACGCAGTGGTTGGCTGCGGGCGGCGGTACTGGGCGCTAACGACGGCATTGTCTCTACCGCCAGTTTGATTATCGGGGTGTCGGCGGCGGACAGCTCCCGGGAGGCGATTTTGTTGGCCGGCGTTGCCGGCCTGGTGGCGGGTGCCCTGTCGATGGCGGCGGGGGAATATGTCTCGGTCAGTTCGCAAGCGGACGTGGAGCAGGCTGACCTGGCGTTGGAGCGGCGCTCGCTGAAACACAATCGCGAGTGGGAGACCCAGGAGCTGGCGTCTATCTATCGGCAGCGGGGGCTCGAGCCCAAGCTGGCTGACGAGGTGGCCCGCCAGCTTATGGACCATGACGCCCTGGAAGCCCACGCCCGGGATGAAATTGGCATTACTGATGTATCCCGGGCCCAACCCTTGGTGGCGGCCCTGTCATCGGCGGCGATGTTTACCATCGGTGCCGGTGTGCCTTTACTCGTGACTGCCCTAGTGCCCCTTTCTCAAATCATTGTGGCGGTGTCGGCAGTGTGCCTGTTGCTGTTGGTGATGCTGGGTGTGGCCGCTGCCATTGCCGGCGGCGCTTCGCCCTGGCGCGGTGGCTTGCGGGTCTTGGTTTGGGGGGCTTTGGCAATGGGTTTGTCCGCTGTGGTGGGTCGCTTGTTTGGGGTGGTGGTCTAG
- a CDS encoding SIS domain-containing protein, which produces MKPRNIIRAMETARPSLRRSERLVADYILANRQEVIHMRIVDLAQEAHVSEPTVVRFCRAVGCDGFQSFKMALAQHLAHSPQYQAFSFSDDDSAQQYTFKVFDATMEALKKVRDSIDVPTVERAVELIANARRLEFYGFGASAAVATDAQHNFFRLQISASVYADPHMQAMSAMSLGADDVVVAISQSGRTRALLDAIKLARQNGAPVIALAPSQSPIARESDLAIYIDLEADDDGYTPLPSRLVHMTVLDILAVGISATKVGLREHLSDIEQGLQALRLNVEQP; this is translated from the coding sequence GTGAAACCCAGAAACATCATCCGCGCCATGGAGACGGCCCGGCCGTCACTGCGCCGCAGTGAGCGCTTGGTGGCGGATTACATCCTGGCTAACCGCCAGGAGGTGATCCATATGCGCATCGTCGACCTGGCCCAGGAGGCCCATGTCAGCGAGCCGACGGTGGTGCGCTTTTGCCGCGCCGTGGGCTGCGACGGGTTTCAGAGCTTTAAGATGGCGCTGGCCCAGCACTTGGCTCACAGCCCTCAGTATCAGGCCTTTTCCTTTTCCGATGACGACAGCGCTCAGCAATACACCTTCAAGGTATTCGATGCCACCATGGAGGCGCTGAAAAAGGTTCGCGACAGTATCGATGTGCCCACGGTTGAGCGGGCAGTAGAGTTGATTGCCAACGCCCGGCGGCTGGAATTTTATGGCTTTGGTGCCTCGGCGGCGGTGGCCACCGACGCCCAGCACAATTTCTTTCGTTTGCAGATTTCCGCCAGTGTCTACGCCGACCCCCATATGCAGGCGATGTCGGCCATGTCGCTGGGGGCCGATGACGTGGTGGTGGCCATTTCCCAATCCGGTCGCACCCGGGCGCTGCTGGATGCTATCAAGCTGGCCAGACAGAACGGCGCGCCGGTAATTGCCCTGGCCCCCAGCCAGTCGCCCATTGCCCGGGAGAGCGATCTGGCGATCTATATCGATCTGGAAGCCGACGACGATGGTTATACACCGCTGCCCTCCCGGCTGGTGCATATGACGGTGTTGGATATTCTTGCGGTGGGTATCTCTGCCACCAAAGTGGGCCTGCGGGAGCACCTCTCTGACATCGAGCAGGGCTTGCAGGCCCTGCGCCTCAATGTGGAGCAGCCATGA
- a CDS encoding molybdopterin-containing oxidoreductase family protein, translated as MSTSYTVCGICEQGCGLKVTTENRRVIKVEPDKDNPYSWQDFCIKAGKSHLALNHPKRITQPMKRVGDRYVATSYDEAVAAIAEGFNRIIDQHGANAVASYVGNPNGFNFGSALFHTMLLDAIGTESRYWVGSIDQNALHVVSDELYGNPWVSLQADIDHCDHFLLIGTNPQISTMCWIGYSPNGWKRVLARKAEGAEVVVVDPRRTESAAKASQHIQPLPESDWALLLAIIKVIVDKDLGRPRDQHLQGLERVLAIAASADLDDLAKRCDIPVEVIIQLAENFARAPRAMAVARTGVSVGRHGVLALWLTQVLNYLTDRVESEGGLYYVSGVLDLLAAGDTLFPHSEAKSRLRGNKNVAGAHSLAELADEITTPGEGQIRGLIINSGNPVVSGPEGHKLDAALADLDMLVVIDQFQRESHRHADWLIPGDHFLERDDINPLIQSLSPTPRAQQARAAVPLPETMRYEWEFLRDLTLAMDKPLLDGKKWLNPLVKASIWLARVTGKKQLALSPNLLSRLLIRSGGRFSWSEISRATHGLGKVDDRPQFGTLFEKLSQQGRKVALAPDSFVRHLQQTLDTPLAKNPEFPLQLISRRRLKMMNSWSVETSMTAMSEREKTGDRIEINTEDGQRFGLQEGQTVTVSSAVAELRAVVHLSDDIRPGVAVMEHGWGHRTFDPKTGQGSYNGGVNRNQLVSNRDLDPLSRVPRLNGTDIRVTPVTAASPSNPAELAAR; from the coding sequence ATGAGTACCAGCTATACGGTGTGCGGTATCTGCGAGCAAGGGTGCGGCCTCAAGGTCACCACCGAAAACCGGCGTGTAATCAAGGTAGAGCCCGATAAAGACAACCCCTACAGCTGGCAGGACTTTTGTATCAAGGCGGGCAAATCCCATCTCGCCTTAAACCACCCCAAGCGCATTACCCAGCCTATGAAACGGGTCGGCGACCGCTATGTGGCCACCAGCTATGACGAGGCCGTTGCCGCTATCGCCGAGGGCTTCAATCGGATTATCGATCAGCACGGTGCCAACGCCGTGGCCAGCTATGTGGGCAACCCCAATGGCTTTAACTTTGGCAGCGCGCTGTTCCACACCATGTTGCTGGACGCCATCGGTACCGAAAGCCGCTATTGGGTGGGCTCCATCGACCAGAACGCCCTGCATGTGGTTTCCGACGAGCTCTACGGCAACCCCTGGGTAAGCCTGCAAGCCGACATCGATCACTGCGACCACTTTCTGCTAATAGGCACTAACCCGCAGATCAGCACCATGTGCTGGATTGGCTACTCCCCCAATGGCTGGAAGCGGGTATTGGCCCGCAAGGCCGAGGGCGCCGAAGTGGTGGTGGTCGACCCCCGTCGCACCGAGAGCGCCGCCAAAGCCAGTCAGCATATCCAGCCACTGCCCGAGAGCGACTGGGCGCTGCTGCTGGCAATCATCAAGGTGATTGTCGACAAAGATCTGGGGAGGCCTCGGGACCAGCACCTTCAGGGACTGGAACGTGTTCTGGCCATTGCCGCCAGTGCCGATCTGGACGACCTCGCCAAGCGCTGCGATATCCCCGTCGAGGTCATCATCCAGCTGGCAGAGAATTTTGCCCGGGCACCCCGGGCCATGGCCGTCGCCCGCACCGGCGTTAGTGTGGGCCGCCACGGAGTGCTGGCGCTGTGGTTGACCCAGGTACTCAACTACCTGACCGACCGAGTCGAGTCTGAGGGTGGCCTGTACTATGTCAGCGGTGTTCTCGATCTGCTCGCCGCTGGCGATACCCTTTTCCCCCACTCCGAGGCCAAAAGCCGACTGCGGGGCAATAAAAATGTCGCCGGTGCCCACAGTCTGGCAGAGCTGGCCGACGAGATTACCACCCCCGGCGAGGGGCAAATTCGCGGCCTGATTATTAACAGCGGTAACCCGGTGGTGTCGGGCCCGGAGGGCCACAAACTGGATGCAGCCCTAGCCGACCTGGATATGCTGGTGGTGATCGATCAGTTCCAGCGGGAAAGTCATCGCCATGCCGACTGGCTGATCCCCGGCGACCACTTTCTTGAGCGCGACGACATCAACCCACTGATCCAGTCTCTGAGCCCAACACCCCGAGCACAACAGGCCCGTGCCGCCGTCCCTCTACCTGAGACGATGCGCTACGAATGGGAGTTTTTGCGGGATCTCACCCTGGCCATGGACAAGCCCCTGCTGGATGGCAAGAAGTGGCTGAACCCACTGGTCAAGGCCAGCATTTGGCTGGCCAGGGTCACCGGCAAAAAGCAGCTGGCGCTGTCTCCCAACTTACTATCCCGCCTGTTGATCCGCAGCGGCGGTCGCTTCTCCTGGTCTGAGATCAGCCGCGCCACCCACGGCCTGGGCAAGGTCGATGACCGCCCCCAATTCGGCACGCTGTTTGAAAAACTGTCACAGCAGGGCCGCAAAGTGGCCCTGGCACCGGACAGTTTTGTCCGCCACTTACAGCAGACCCTCGACACGCCGTTGGCGAAAAACCCCGAGTTTCCGCTGCAATTGATCAGCCGCCGGCGCTTAAAGATGATGAACTCCTGGTCGGTAGAAACCAGCATGACGGCAATGAGCGAACGGGAGAAAACCGGCGACCGCATCGAGATCAATACCGAGGACGGCCAGCGCTTTGGCCTGCAAGAGGGTCAGACCGTCACCGTCAGCTCGGCAGTGGCGGAGCTGCGGGCGGTGGTCCACCTCAGCGATGATATCCGCCCGGGCGTTGCCGTCATGGAGCATGGCTGGGGCCACCGCACCTTCGACCCCAAAACCGGCCAGGGCAGCTACAACGGTGGCGTTAATCGCAATCAACTGGTATCCAATCGCGATCTCGACCCTCTGTCCCGGGTGCCCCGGCTCAACGGTACCGACATTAGAGTGACGCCGGTGACTGCCGCAAGCCCCTCCAATCCAGCGGAGTTGGCCGCAAGGTAA
- the uvrD gene encoding DNA helicase II → MDVSYILDDLNDAQRDAVTADSPGTLVLAGAGSGKTRVLVHRIAWKIKVEGLSPYAIMAVTFTNKAAREMRGRIEELLGGQLHGGMWVGTFHGLAHRLLKAHAADAKLPDNFQILDADDQQRLLKRIHRELNLDDSRWPPRQSQYFINGHKDEGRRSAHIDNPGGDLYLTTMLQVYQRYEQICQQQGVIDFAELLLRALELWRDNPAILEHYQQRFKHVLVDEFQDTNAVQYAWLQILAGKGMPITAVGDDDQSIYGWRGARIENIQQFSKDFADTRIIRLEQNYRSTATILKAANAVIKHNSQRLGKELWTSGEEGEPITLFAAFNEQDEARFISDRIEDLLKEDYRRADIGVLYRSNAQSRTLEEALIRAGLPYRIYGGQRFYDRLEIKNALAYLRLIALRDDDTAVERVINTPTRGIGNRTVETIREYARDHQLSLWRALLAIIEGGGLAARANNALRGFVSLIEDLAQQTADMSLDARVDYVIQHSGLIAFHEKEKGEKAQARVENLQELITAAKSFEPEDEDGDELRQFLDQAALDAGDQQAAEHEDSVQLMTLHSAKGLEFPAVFIAGVEENLFPHKMSIEDPSRLEEERRLAYVGITRAERKLFLSYAESRRLYGQENFNSLSRFVREIPSECIDEVRINNTVSRPTSFASHSASQQRAAESGIVLGQRVLHSIFGAGVVLSFEGQGASARVQVNFEDEGSKWLVLQYANLELLQ, encoded by the coding sequence ATGGACGTATCCTATATTCTCGACGATCTTAACGACGCCCAGCGCGACGCAGTCACCGCCGACAGCCCCGGCACCCTGGTGCTGGCCGGTGCCGGCAGCGGTAAAACCCGGGTGCTGGTGCACCGCATTGCCTGGAAAATCAAGGTGGAGGGCCTGTCGCCCTACGCCATCATGGCGGTGACCTTCACCAACAAGGCCGCCCGGGAAATGCGCGGCCGTATCGAAGAGCTGCTGGGTGGCCAACTCCACGGTGGTATGTGGGTGGGCACCTTCCACGGCCTCGCTCACCGCCTCCTGAAGGCCCATGCCGCCGATGCCAAGCTGCCGGATAACTTTCAGATTCTCGACGCCGACGATCAGCAGCGCCTGCTCAAGCGCATTCACCGGGAGCTGAATCTCGACGACTCCCGCTGGCCACCCCGGCAGTCCCAGTACTTTATCAATGGCCACAAGGACGAGGGCCGACGCAGCGCCCATATCGACAACCCCGGTGGTGACCTCTACCTGACCACCATGTTGCAGGTCTACCAGCGCTACGAGCAGATCTGCCAACAGCAGGGGGTTATCGATTTTGCCGAGCTGTTGCTGCGGGCGCTGGAGCTGTGGCGGGATAACCCTGCGATACTGGAGCACTATCAGCAGCGCTTTAAGCATGTGTTGGTGGACGAGTTCCAGGACACCAACGCAGTACAGTACGCCTGGCTGCAAATTCTGGCCGGCAAGGGTATGCCCATCACCGCGGTGGGGGACGACGATCAGTCTATCTACGGCTGGCGGGGTGCCCGCATCGAGAATATCCAGCAGTTTTCAAAGGATTTTGCCGATACCCGCATTATCCGCCTGGAGCAGAACTACCGCTCCACCGCCACTATTCTTAAAGCCGCCAACGCGGTAATCAAACACAACAGCCAGCGCCTGGGTAAAGAGCTGTGGACCAGTGGTGAAGAGGGCGAGCCCATCACGCTGTTTGCGGCCTTTAACGAGCAGGACGAAGCTCGCTTCATCAGCGACCGCATCGAAGACCTACTTAAAGAGGACTATCGCCGCGCCGATATCGGCGTGCTCTATCGCAGCAACGCCCAGTCCCGCACCCTGGAAGAGGCCCTCATCCGCGCCGGACTGCCCTACCGCATTTACGGCGGCCAGCGCTTTTACGACCGCCTGGAAATCAAGAATGCCCTGGCCTACCTGCGCCTGATCGCGCTTCGGGATGACGACACCGCCGTGGAACGGGTCATCAACACCCCCACCCGGGGCATTGGTAATCGCACGGTGGAAACCATCCGCGAATACGCCCGGGACCACCAGCTGTCGCTGTGGCGCGCCCTACTGGCCATTATTGAAGGCGGTGGCCTGGCGGCCCGGGCCAACAATGCCCTGCGCGGCTTTGTCTCACTGATCGAGGACCTGGCCCAGCAAACCGCCGACATGTCCTTGGATGCCCGGGTGGATTATGTCATCCAGCACTCCGGCCTTATCGCCTTTCACGAAAAAGAGAAAGGTGAGAAGGCTCAGGCCCGGGTGGAAAACCTGCAAGAACTGATCACCGCCGCCAAGAGCTTTGAGCCGGAAGACGAAGACGGCGACGAACTGCGTCAGTTTCTCGATCAGGCGGCGCTGGACGCCGGCGACCAGCAGGCCGCTGAGCACGAGGACAGCGTGCAACTGATGACCCTGCACTCGGCCAAAGGTTTGGAGTTCCCCGCAGTGTTTATCGCCGGTGTGGAGGAAAACCTCTTCCCCCATAAGATGTCTATTGAAGACCCCAGCCGTCTGGAAGAAGAGCGCCGCCTGGCCTATGTGGGCATCACCCGGGCCGAGCGCAAGCTGTTTTTAAGCTACGCCGAGTCCCGGCGCCTGTATGGGCAGGAAAACTTCAACAGCCTGTCTCGCTTTGTCCGCGAAATCCCCAGCGAGTGCATCGATGAGGTGCGTATCAATAATACGGTCAGTCGCCCCACCAGCTTTGCCAGTCACAGCGCCAGCCAACAGCGCGCGGCAGAGTCGGGCATTGTGCTGGGCCAACGAGTGCTACACAGTATTTTTGGCGCCGGGGTAGTACTGAGCTTTGAGGGCCAGGGCGCCAGCGCCCGGGTACAGGTCAATTTTGAAGATGAAGGCAGTAAATGGCTGGTGCTGCAGTACGCCAATCTGGAGCTGCTGCAATAA
- a CDS encoding TRAP transporter substrate-binding protein, protein MTSTSSRYTPLIILALIAALVAMIWLYVGERSRKYVADEGSHSAAGEQQVFRWKLVTTWPKNFPGLGTAPEKFAKVVNTMSKGRLQIKVFGAGELVPAMGVFDAVSTGSVQAGHGAAYYWKGKLPAAAFFTAVPFGMNAQEMNGWLYHGGGMELWREAYAPFNLIPFAGGNTGVQMAGWFNKEISELDDIRGLKMRIPGSAGEVWSRLGGAAVTLPGGELYTSLQTGVIDATEWVAPYNDMSFGFHEVAKYYYYPGWHEPGSTLELIVNKQAYEALPDDLQMIVTVAARYANADMLDEYTARNNTALKELVDHHGVELRRFPDDVIRGLHKASDAYLKELAASDEMAGKVYESWQAFKEDAKEYHRISEKAYINARDIDHQSE, encoded by the coding sequence ATGACATCGACATCGTCCCGCTACACGCCCCTGATTATCCTGGCCTTGATCGCCGCGCTAGTGGCCATGATCTGGCTCTACGTTGGCGAGCGCAGCCGCAAGTACGTTGCCGACGAGGGCAGCCACAGCGCCGCGGGTGAGCAACAGGTTTTTCGCTGGAAGCTGGTTACCACCTGGCCGAAAAACTTTCCCGGCCTGGGCACCGCGCCGGAAAAATTCGCCAAGGTGGTCAACACCATGAGCAAGGGGCGCCTACAAATTAAGGTGTTTGGCGCCGGCGAGCTGGTACCCGCCATGGGCGTGTTTGATGCGGTCTCCACCGGTAGCGTTCAGGCTGGCCACGGCGCCGCCTATTACTGGAAGGGCAAATTGCCCGCCGCGGCCTTTTTTACCGCCGTGCCCTTTGGCATGAATGCCCAAGAGATGAATGGCTGGCTCTACCACGGCGGTGGCATGGAGCTGTGGCGGGAAGCCTATGCGCCCTTCAACCTTATCCCCTTTGCCGGCGGCAACACCGGGGTACAGATGGCGGGCTGGTTCAATAAAGAAATTAGCGAACTGGATGATATCCGCGGCCTGAAAATGCGTATCCCCGGCTCCGCCGGTGAGGTGTGGTCCCGACTGGGGGGCGCGGCTGTCACCCTGCCCGGCGGCGAACTCTATACCTCGCTGCAAACTGGGGTTATCGATGCCACGGAGTGGGTAGCGCCCTATAACGATATGTCCTTCGGCTTTCACGAAGTGGCCAAATACTATTACTACCCTGGCTGGCACGAGCCGGGCTCGACACTGGAGTTAATCGTCAACAAGCAGGCCTATGAGGCCCTCCCCGACGATCTGCAGATGATTGTTACTGTAGCGGCCCGCTATGCCAATGCCGATATGCTGGACGAGTACACGGCTCGCAACAATACCGCCTTAAAAGAACTGGTAGACCATCACGGCGTGGAGCTGCGCCGCTTTCCCGACGATGTTATTCGCGGTCTGCACAAAGCGTCGGATGCGTATTTGAAAGAACTGGCTGCCAGCGACGAGATGGCGGGTAAGGTCTATGAAAGCTGGCAGGCCTTCAAAGAGGATGCCAAGGAATATCACCGCATATCCGAGAAAGCCTATATCAACGCCCGGGATATCGACCATCAAAGCGAGTAG